The sequence TTGGCGTCCAGGTGGAATACGGGTGTTCTTTTCGTCTGCTGAGGTTATTAGTTATGTTTTGAATCCTTTCTATTGAGTCAACAATTTGTTCTATTCTCCCCCATAGTTGTTCTGGGAGATCTGGATCACCATCTTTTAACATCTTTAATAATTCTAGGTTCATGGAAACTATTTGGAGTGGTCCGTTTATGTTGTGGATCACTCCCTGCCAAAGACGGCCGATTAGAAAATCTCTAAACTGATTTCTGCAGAGTTTGTTCAATGTATCAGACATATTATCCTATATTACATCCAATCTTTTTTGTTTATATGTGGTCAAAAAGATTTCCACTAGTTCTGGGTCAAACTGGGAACCAGCATTTTTTAATATTTCTTTAACAGCAAATTCAGGCTCCCTTGCAGGTCGATATGGTCTATTGGAAGTAATTGCATCAAAGGTGTCAGCAATTGCAAGTATCCTTGCAAGTCGAGGGATCTCTTTTCTCTTAAGTCCATCGGGATATCCTTTCCCATCCCATCTCTCATGATGATGTCTGATAATTTGGGGTTCAATACTGAGAAGCCCCAATTTTTTAACAATTTTTTCTCCTATAATAGAGTGCTTCTTTATTATTCCGTATTCTTCCGGGGTAAGCCTACCAGTCTTCATGAGGATCTCGTCCCTTATTCCAATCTTCCCAATATCGTGAAGTGAACCTGCAAATTGGAGAATCTCTAGTTCTTCATCTTTGCATCCTGCCTGTTCTGCAATTTTTAT comes from Dissulfuribacter thermophilus and encodes:
- a CDS encoding HD-GYP domain-containing protein — its product is MTAISIKIAEQAGCKDEELEILQFAGSLHDIGKIGIRDEILMKTGRLTPEEYGIIKKHSIIGEKIVKKLGLLSIEPQIIRHHHERWDGKGYPDGLKRKEIPRLARILAIADTFDAITSNRPYRPAREPEFAVKEILKNAGSQFDPELVEIFLTTYKQKRLDVI
- a CDS encoding histidine kinase dimerization/phospho-acceptor domain-containing protein — its product is MSDTLNKLCRNQFRDFLIGRLWQGVIHNINGPLQIVSMNLELLKMLKDGDPDLPEQLWGRIEQIVDSIERIQNITNNLSRRKEHPYSTWTP